The genomic region CTCAAGAACTTTGGATTTATTGTGTCCAACAAATTGCCGAGACCAGCTATTGAAATCATTTGCGGAGTTACGGACAACGACATCCCTGACATCGATAAGTGAAGAGCTAGAAGTAGTAAACACCTCTTTTAAAGTAAAAGCCACTGAACGAATCTTTTGCTTCTGAGGATGCATAAATAGTTGCATATACCCGTTGGGCAATTCAGCCTCTAACCTTATTTGAGCATTCCCATTTTTACTTTTATAGCGAACTTCCTTACCGTTAAAGTCGCGCAGCTCATACAAAGCTTGTTTTTTCGACAACCCCAAAAACCTCTTAGTCCATTCATTAAATTCAAAGATGGCATTCTCGGGAGTAGAGTTTGGTATGTCAAAACCCTGCTCAGCACGAACAAAAGATGGTAGACCAACTAGCAGTCCCATTGTCAAAATTGCGATTACAATAATCGACTTTTGTTTCATATCACTTCCTTGATTAACCACGTTCCTTTGACTGAAAGGCGCTAACGCCGCTATCTAAGGAATCCCCTCATAATATTGATTTCTTTCAATAAGATAGACACGCATGAGTTGATTTGATCGAATTACTTTCGCCAAAAAACAAACAGATAAACACCTCATGCGTGACGTACGTATCTTACATGATTTGCTTAAAAATCAATGCCCTTTAGTCCACAACAAACGACTTAAATCGCTGATGACAGCCGTTCAATCTCTGCTTGATGGTCAACAGCTATCGCTCACTGAGCTTGAGCGCAATATCTCTGGCTCCGTCGCCGCCAAACACAACATCAAGCGCATCGACCGATTGCTTGGTAATGGCTCGCTTCATCAAGAGCGACTCGCCATTTATCGTTGGCATGCAAGGCTGCTGTGTGGGGCCAATCCAATGCCCATTATCTTGGTCGATTGGTCGGATGTTCGCGAGCAAATGCGCCATCAAACGCTTTGAACTTCGGTCAGTTTTGAAGGCCGCTCGGTGACGATTTATGAACGAGTATTTGCCTTTGCTGAATACAACTCGCCGGTTAGTCACAATCCGTTTATCGATGAGTTAGCGAGTATTTTTCCTGCCAATTGATTGTCACCGACGCAGGCTATCGCACCCCTTGGTTTCGGGCGATAGAGGCCAAAGGTTGGTTTTGGCTTGGCCGTGTTCGAGGTGACGTAGGATTCCGCCCCAAAGGCGATAAACACTGGCATAGCAACAAATCTTACTACCCAACAGCCAATGCCAAAGCACGGCTTCTTGGTGAGGGCGAATTGGGCCGTAAAAGCCCGATTCGAGCCGCATTGCACCTCTACAAAGCGAACGGCAAAGGCCGCAAAGATGCACGTTCGTCCAAGGCAGGGCGACACCATACCGCGCAACAAAGTTACCGGCGCAATGCCAAAGAGCCATGGCTATTAGCCACCAACTTGCCGCCGCAAAGTATGACCTCAAAGCAGCTTGTAAACTTGTATGCTAAGCGGATGCAGATTGAAGAAAGCTTTCGTGATATCAAAAGCCCACAGTATGGATTAGGACTGCGCCACAGCAACAGCCGTTGCCCTAAGCGCTTTGATATTTTACTGCTCATTGCCATGCTGGCTGAATGGGCTTTGCGATTGTTAGGAATGGTGGCAATCAAACGCAATTGGACGCCACAATTTCAGGCGAACACCATCAAACACAGGCGGGTTTTATCTTTGATTCGGCTAGGAAGAGAGGTTCGAAAACGATGGCGAGATACCCCGTCAGCAGCGCCGATATACGCTGGGCTATCGGCCATTACATCAGGCTGGTTCATCAAACGGGGATGCCAGAATTATGAGGGGATCCCCCAGCGCCTCAATAAGAGGCTAAAAATAGTTGGTTAAAATAAGCGACGCAGGAGCAAAACCAACTGTTTTTTGTCCTGCTTGATTGCCTTGTTATATTTTTAAATGAACGCTATCAAAATTACACCACCTGCGCCCATAATTGCAAAGTACTCAATGCCATTATCAAACTTTGTTAGTAATGCAAAATACATGAACGAAACGCAAAACATAATAATTGAGCCAATAAAAAGTGATAAGAGCGATGCTCCAGAAAAGAGACTGATAAGCAAAATAGGAATGCAATAAAGTAAAGTTGGAGCTAGAGGGTGAGCTTTAACATCATGAAGTTTTAAAGCAGCAATAAGAAATAGTATTTTGAATAGCATCCGTACCTCGATAAAAATATAACGCCCCAAATAAGAGGCTAAAAATTGTTTGCTACCTTGTGTAGCGAAGCGAAACCGAGCAAACAGTTTTTTGTCCTGCTTGATTGGTTTGTTAGTTTGACCACAAAAACTCAAACAGCTTTAGGCTGCGTGACTGGGCACCAAACGACGACTAAAAAGTGAGAAAGACGGATTTTTAGGAAGGATTCAAAACAACAAATGAACGTTCCATGTTGCCAACCTATTCAGCTTTCCCTGCCAAATGACCCATGCTCAAAACAACCACCAGAAACGTGTTTACCGCAGACATGATGGTAATGAACCGAAGTCGATACCGATACTGTAAACAACCACCGCTGCAACAAGCAATGCTCTAGCTCATAAAACTTTAAACTGCTGAGTGCGAAAGTGATGACACTCAAAGCTCAACAACAAAGCCAAACTCGGTTGAACTAACGCCCTAGTTAGGGGCACCAAGGGTAGCACAGGTTTTTGCGCTAAAATGGCGAAGCCTGCGCAAAAAATGGGTTGGCCTTGAGTGTCCCGGCCAGCTTGCTGGCCCTTGCTAGACTAGCTTGTTAGCAGTCTTTTAACCCAGCTCAATTTTAGATTTCTTACAGATCTCTGTCTCATTAGGCTGAGTTGGCCTACATAAAAACGGTTTGGGTTGGAACTTTAAAATCTCAATAGCCTTCTCAAGATTCCCCTTATAAGGGGCGCTTGGGCTAAGGAGCATTTCACCGTTTTTTGTATCAATTATTCCGAAATTGGATAAGTCTGCGCAACCTGAACCACCACAAGTATGTAGCGCCAAAAACACCTTGCTTCCATCCAGGGCCGTTTCACACCTTAATTTGAAATACTCTTTATCCACTTTAAATGTATAAGTTTTCTGGTAATCGCGATGGAAGATAGACAGGCCAAAGTAAGGGAAGCTGCCTTTTTGAGAAGAGAGAACGGTTGCTTGCGCATCCCCACACTCCAAGCTCTCTGCATAAACTTGCAGCGAGAACATTGATAGTAGAACGGCTAATACAATTTTTTTCACAGCATTTCCTTAGACTGCTAACGCCGCCAGCAGGGGACGAAAAACCAAAGCGAAGCGGCTGTTTTTTGTTCCCTCTGGCTGGCTTTGTTAGGCATTTTGTTCGCGACGTTTTTGACGACGTAACTGAGCTTCTTTTAATCTCTCTGGCTCTGTGTAAATACGCTCTAGTAGCAGAGAGGTAAAATCCAATAAATCTTCTGCATCCTCGGCTGTTAACGTTCCCTGATGCGCACCATCATTGCCATCCTCTCGTACACAAGTAGAGACGTCTTCTAATGCATGCGGGAGCAAGTTGTTTTTAAATAGCCACGGCAATCTTAGACCTAGATCTCTTCTTGTTCGATAATTTAACCCCTCTACTTCGCCCTCGGGCAATAGTGTTCGAGTTATTAAATCAATGCACAGCCTGAACATCGTTCCAGCGGCGTTATTGCAGCCAACGGTAATGCAGGTTGCGCCTTCGCGGAATACCGCTTCAATTTCAGGAGGGATAAATTCTGGAGGAGCATAGGCTGCTTTGTCTTTTAAGCTAATAACACCCTTAACATCAACAAAACGGTTTACCGCACCTTCAATCTTTACCAAACCGGTTTTGTGGACGTGCTTATAGTCACCGTGAACACTCTCAGAAAGAACAAATACTGTTGAGCGCCGACACTGCCTACAGATGCAAAAAGCTTCGTACCAATTTTGCCAGTCATATTCAATTCGTGTCTTAATTGCACTGATTAAATCGAAGGTGATTTTGTTTGCTCCACATCGTGGGCAGTCATTCACTAATTCTGACATCTATGTTTAATACTCCATTCTGTACGAGTGCCTAACGCCTTGCTAAGCGGAAAATAATGGTTGGCTATAATCGCGAAGCGATGGCCAACTGTTATTTTTCCGTTTAAGCAACTTGTTATGAAGCATTTATACTAAGGCTGAATTCTTTTCTATTAATTTCCCAACAATCTAGCAAACAACCTATTGTTGCTCTAAGTTCGAGAGATGATTCAGAGTGATTTCTAAAGTCTCGACTCATTGCTAAAAACTCAAGCTCCTTAGCAGTAGAAAAAATTGTTTTCCCCACGTCAGCTTTAGCAAAATATTCTCCAATGATATTTGTTGGCAAGGAATCAAAATCTGCCATTACCTTTGAACGAACTTGTGACGATATAGATTTACCTTCAGCAGCAAACTGCTCAACCAGTGATAAAGACAATGAAAGCATTTTAGTTACGCCTTCCTGACCTTTTGAGCCGTAAGTAAAACCTTCAACTAGTTTACCAACTCTTTCATCGTGATCGAGGAAAGAGAGCTCTTTGAGGATATAATCAACCCCTATTGAGAATAGTGATAACGAATAATAAAAGCATCGAAGTGCTACGTCTAACTGACTTGGCTTAGTTAAAATTTGTTCTGCAAAAAATCTTGAAACTTCAAGCCATTGATTACATGAATCAAAACTAATTTCATTGGCAAGTAAACTTTTACATTTTGATATCTGTCCTTTCCAATCACCATCAAGCTTTCCTAAACTGTATTTTTCAATTTCTTCTTCAAATTCCTCATCAGAAAAACGATTTTTTAAGAACCCTTCAGATTTAGACAGTTTAGATAGGAACACTCCATCCAATACTAATACGTCTAAATCTAAACCAAAATCCTTAACCTCTTTTCTTTTATCTGTTGTTGCAACAATCACATTGTTTGCACTAACAGCTTTAGCCAGTCCTTTAGCCCAAAAAATTCGCTCGATAGCCTGAGGCGTTTTTTTATTTTTAACATCAACTATTGTTATATTTCTCGTTAGCGATGATTCACGACTATATAACCAAAGGTCAATGTCAGTAACATCAAAACCTTCATATACAAATGGAACTCCACGAACAACAAAATAACCTGATTGCATGAAGTAATTTCTTAATTGCTCTTCCATTTCAAAGCCTTTTGGTATTTTCTTTACCATTAGAAACCACCTCCTGTTCTTAAAGAACTAATCATATCATTAGTCTCAAATGGACTCTTCTGTATTTGTTCTCGCCTAATTATCTCGCGATTCGCTTCAGGCCCTCTGAATTTTGTTATTGCTGCACCTGGTAATGACTGAATTGACTGTTCACTAACATCTCCTTGCCTAATGGCTTGAAGTGCTAACTCTCCAACTTCCTTTTTTAAAAGTCTCATCAGCGGACCACTGCGTCCATTCTTAGTGCCATGACGTATCGCAACAACCCCTTTTAATTCTAGAACCTTATAATCTTGTCCAATTGCACTAACAGGCCCAACTTCTCTACCGTCGATTAACGCACCAAGTAAGCGGTCGATCATACTGATTTGACCTCGTGCATAGGCACTTTTTGTCATTCCGTAAGTTAATGAAGCAACAAATGCTTTAGCTAAATCAAATGCATCATCAACCATAGAATTACTGAACTTAGAGAAAGCTGAAGGCAGTGTTAAATAACCAACCTCCTCTTGATTGTTACTAACTACATTAATATCAAAAAAGCCAATAGAGTTAACCTTTTTAAACAATGGCTCGCCTAGTATTCTTAGTGCATCAGTATATGATACACATGCATTTTGCTTTAAGAGTTGAGTTAATTCTGTAAGGGAAGCTTGCTCTTCTACTTTAAGTGAATCTAACACAGCTTTTGTTTTAACAGCAGAATCTCGTCTGAACAAGTTTCCGTTAAATAATAACTTTTCATTTTTACTAATCGGCTCAGCATCAACAAATCCAATATTCTCTGAATCATGAAATAATTGTTTAACTTCATCTGTAGCTAATTGATATTCATCAGAAATTTTTTCTGAAAGTTCTGTACTACTAACAGGTTTATTCGATGCTATTTCCGCTAGTTCAATAGCAGATACTTCAATGTTTTTAGGGTCAAGGGTTTCAAAAATATTTGTTGTATGTTGTAGAGCTGATGATGTTGTTACACCAAGTACACCAACCCCTGATGAAGATACATCTATTAGTTCTTGTTCTTTAAGTACCTCCAGCAACTTAGGTAGCTCAAAAGCGGTATTTATGTTGGAAGCGTTAGCTAACACATTGAGTTTTTCGTTTGTTATAACACTTTGATTAGTTTCTGAAATGGCAGACAATAAAATACCAGCCTTACCTGCAACAAAAGTGTTTTGGTAGTCACCTTGATTGGTAACATTCTGTAGTTTATTTGTGTGGTGAATTAACCATGAACCCTGTACTTTTTTATCCATTTAGATACATCCAATGTTGATTGTGCTTCATAACGCCCCAAATAAGAGGCTAAAAATTGTTTGCTACCTTGTGTAGCGAAGCGAAACCGAGCAAACAGTTTTTTGTCCTGCTTGATTGGTTTGTTAGTTTGACCACAAAAACTCAAACAGCTTTAGGCTGCGTGACTGGGCACCAAACGACGACTAAAAAGTGAGAAAGACGGATTTTTAGGAAGGATTCAAAACAACAAATGAACGTTCCATGTTGCCAACCTATTCAGCTTTCCCTGCCAAATGACCCATGCTCAAAACAACCACCAGAAACGTGTTTACCGCAGACATGATGGTAATGAACCGAAGTCGATACCGATACTGTAAACAACCACCGCTGCAACAAGCAATGATTGACCTCATAAAACCTTAAATTGCTGAGTGCGAAAGTGATGACACTCAAAGCTCAACAACAAAGCCAAACTCGGTTGAACTAACGCCTCAATCAGCCGACGCGTTAGCGGTCGGCTGCATTGATTTGTTAGTGCTTTTCAGTTGATTCACAAATGACTCTGTTTTCTTCACAAGTTCTTTCCTTATTTTACGTTTTCCCTTAAGACAGTAGTCAGTCATTAAGTACGCAATTTCTACCAACTTTCCGGTTCGACTTTTTGGGTTCGGGGACCACACTTTACCGGCATAGTTACCAAAACCATTCACCGAACCAGAAAAATGGTACGTTTCTCCATCCAATCCCATAGTCATATCCCTTGGGTACTTTGTTTCTAGGAGCATCTCCTGCCAAACAAATATAATTTGTTCCGCTAGGTCTTTATCGATTTTTTTACTGCAACTCTTCCTGGGAATTTCTTCTGGCGTCTTGGGGTATTTAGATTCTAATTCCGCAAGACCTTCCTCATCTTTAACAAACTCACCCTCATCGTTCATCACTTGAACCGCGCCTTGCTCCATCATCGGGATCATTTGATAACCCCAAAGCTGCATTTCAGGCGATTGATAGATGATTTGATATTTTTCTTCTTTTCTCTCGACCCAAAGAGCATATTCTGGAGAAAACGAAGGAAAGCCAATTAACCTCACAACCGCATCGTCACTGTAAGCAGCAGAAAGATAATTTAGTACTAGATGCGTATAGCCACCCATAATTTCACCAGAAAACTGTGAATCTTCGGGTTCTAGATTTTCGCTTGCATATGCAAATTGTGTAAGGCTGATTAATATAAATATTTTTCTTAGCACGGTAATTCCTTATGGAGCACTAACGCCCTGTTAACAGGCAAAAAATTGTTGGCTAAAATAGTGACGAAGGAACAAAAGCCAACTGTTTTTTGTCCTTGTTTAACAGCTTGTTAGGCATACATTACCACCGCCACGAACCATCTACTCTCCAGCGACTTTCTAAGGTAGAAATAGCACCAACAGATTCTAAAAACTTACCACTTAAAGATCGCCCACTTTGAGAAAAACCACCTTGATTTACACAAGTTTTATTTATTTCTAAAGTTAAATCACGCATATCACCAAATGTCATTTGTGGCATTAGTAAGGCTTTACGTTTTTCAACGCAAGGTGGTGATAAATATGTTTCACTAGCTTCATCAACATATACAATTGCATGTTCAGGAGTCGTTATTGTTGATCCTATACCAAAACCAACTGCAAAAATAAAAACGATGAATAAAGCTATTTTAGTGATGATTTGCACTGAACCTCCTGTATGTCTAACGCCCCAAATAAGAGGCTAAAAATTGTTTGCTACCTTGTGTAGCGAAGCGAAACCGAGCAAACAGTTTTTTGTCCTGCTTGATTGGTTTGTTAGTTTGACCACAAAAACTCAAACAGCTTTAGGCTGCGTGACTGGGTACCAAACGACGACGAAAAAGTGGGAAAGACGGATTTTTAGGAAGGATTCAAAACAACAAATGAACGTTCCATGTTACCAACCTATTCAGCTTTCCCTGCCAAATGACCGAAGCTCAAAACAACCACCAGAAACGTGTTTACCGCAGACATGATGGTAATGAACCGAAGTCGATACCGATACTGTAAACAACCACCGCTGCAACAAGCAATGCTCTAGCTCATAAAACCTTAAACTGCTGAGTGCGAAAGTGATGACACTCAAAGCTCAACAACAAAGCCAAAACCGGTTGAACTAACTTTTCAATAACGGGCGCAGACATGTGGGGCATAATGGCGAAGCCGCCCCGCGTGTATGCGTCCCAGCGAACGCAGTGAGTGGGTTTATTGACTTGTTAGCTGCCACTACCAACCTTTTTCCATTCAGGGTTAATATTTTGCGAAGTAGCATCGACGAACTGAGTAAGCTTAGCTCCTAAAAATAAATATTCGATAGAATGTGGTTTAAAGTCCAAGTTCCCTTTGAATCCTAATCCACTCTCTTCTATTTTTGAGTAATTTTCATAAGGAACACTTCTTAGGTTTTTTAACTCGTAAAATCCATCCTTCCATTCAAACCTAAATCCTTCGAATGCCTCCAATTCTGATGTTCCTAAAATGTGCTTTTTACCATCCTTCGAAGATACGATGGTAATTTGAGGTTCTTTTTTTGTTTTATTTGCGTCGATACCGAATAGAATATATTGGTCTCTATTTTTGTTCCAAACCCGATACATAGCCCCTGCTTCATTTGACGATTCAAAATCTAGTCTTTGAACCTTTAAGAACATAGTGAAATAACAATCATCATCGCAATACACCAAAAATGAATTTAGCTCGGCTTTGCCGGCTGGTGTGTCATGTTCGCTTGGATAGAGGGTTTGGGCTCCTACTGTGTGTGCAATTAGGAAAAAAATTAAGATAAACTTTTTCATAGAAACATCCTTGCTGTAAAACATGGCAGCTAACGCCGCGCTAAGCGGACTAAAATTGTGGGTTATAATGTGTAGCGAAGCGAAACGTAACCCACTGTTTTTTGTTCCGTTTAAGCGCCTTGTTATACACTTTTATATAGTGAAATCCAGTCTATATGCTTACCAAGTCCCAAAAGCGTAGAGTCATCAATATAGCGACCCTTTAATTCTTTTCGACAACTCTCAACATAAGCCAAGACAACATCATAAATTTCTTCACGAGTCGACTTACGAGAAAAACTTTTTTCAGCGCATAATTTGTGTGTTTGGTAAACAAATTGCTTTTTACGGCTTTTAACAAAACGTTTCTTGTTATCCTGCCAATAAGAACCACGAACTTGATTGCCCATAAAGTGTAATTCAATATAACCGATCACTTCATTGTAATTCCAAGCGCCACCATAAGAAGTGTCTAAATGCATTTTATATGTCGAATACCAACTAGGATCTTTTTTTGCGTACTCTCTTTTAAATTCACCATCGTGACCTCCAAAAATTGCCTTTTCCGAAAATTGGTCACGTTTAGCATAATATTCTTCTCTAGTTAATCTATAAACTGGAAGAGTTGCTATAGGTATTATTTTCAATAGAAAGCCTCGCATTGTAATTTAAGGTTTGGTGTATAACGCCTCATTCAGAGGCAATAAAATAGCTGGTTAAAATTGGCGAGGCACGAGCAAAAACCAGCTGTTTTTTGTCCTGCTGAAATGACTTGTTATATCACGGCAGCACCTAACTGATCTT from Echinimonas agarilytica harbors:
- a CDS encoding DUF4145 domain-containing protein, encoding MSELVNDCPRCGANKITFDLISAIKTRIEYDWQNWYEAFCICRQCRRSTVFVLSESVHGDYKHVHKTGLVKIEGAVNRFVDVKGVISLKDKAAYAPPEFIPPEIEAVFREGATCITVGCNNAAGTMFRLCIDLITRTLLPEGEVEGLNYRTRRDLGLRLPWLFKNNLLPHALEDVSTCVREDGNDGAHQGTLTAEDAEDLLDFTSLLLERIYTEPERLKEAQLRRQKRREQNA